A genome region from Sebaldella sp. S0638 includes the following:
- a CDS encoding OmpP1/FadL family transporter: MKKLIKLLMLMVISLSAGGASIDYLMNNSSVYLGNPAQTANISVESAFFNPAGLVYLDDGTYLNINAFLSSIEESTTLDGKKYKADDFPVTPSFNLVYKKEKFAYYLNTSIIAGGATLNFKDGVSGLELAAQGINKLDPLKNTARALNANLESGNFDGENRYFQGAIGVSYLLNDKISVSLGGKYVYGIRKLSGNAEYSYNKSSPLGAIVDGNDLHIDSKRTADGFGGILGVDIKPTDNLNIAFKFETPVKLNFKAKTSEDEKIYLGFLNRSLGISTFYPEYKDGNKMRRDLPAVLSAGISNKINKVTLLFNYNHYFNKAASIDNQNYDDGNEAGFGIMYEINDKFTWTAGINIADTGASRATYDDTEFALNSQLYGTGVIFKPNEKNEFVVSLAYIHYNSENGTDEHFVPGADFEKSKVRYKKSITSLGLGYTYKF, translated from the coding sequence ATGAAAAAACTAATAAAACTATTAATGTTAATGGTAATTTCTCTATCTGCCGGCGGAGCCAGCATTGATTATCTAATGAATAATTCATCTGTATATTTGGGTAATCCTGCTCAAACCGCCAATATATCCGTAGAAAGTGCCTTTTTTAATCCTGCGGGACTTGTATATTTAGATGACGGAACTTATCTGAATATAAATGCATTTCTGTCAAGCATAGAAGAATCTACTACTTTAGACGGAAAAAAATATAAAGCTGATGATTTTCCAGTCACTCCCAGCTTTAATCTTGTATATAAAAAAGAAAAATTCGCTTATTATCTAAATACGAGTATTATAGCAGGAGGAGCTACGCTAAATTTTAAAGACGGTGTATCCGGACTGGAACTGGCTGCTCAGGGGATAAACAAGCTGGATCCGCTGAAAAATACCGCCAGAGCCCTGAATGCAAATTTAGAAAGCGGTAATTTTGATGGAGAAAACAGATATTTTCAGGGTGCAATAGGTGTAAGCTATCTTTTGAATGACAAAATTTCTGTTTCATTAGGCGGAAAATATGTTTACGGAATAAGAAAACTATCAGGAAATGCAGAATACTCATATAATAAATCCAGTCCTCTTGGTGCGATAGTAGATGGAAATGATCTGCACATTGATTCTAAAAGAACAGCTGACGGATTCGGCGGAATTCTGGGGGTGGATATAAAACCCACTGATAATTTAAATATAGCTTTCAAATTTGAAACTCCCGTCAAACTAAATTTCAAAGCAAAAACCAGTGAGGATGAGAAAATTTATCTTGGATTTCTGAACAGAAGTCTGGGAATATCGACCTTTTATCCGGAATATAAAGACGGGAATAAAATGAGAAGAGACCTTCCGGCGGTATTATCAGCAGGAATATCCAATAAGATAAATAAAGTAACGCTTTTATTTAATTATAACCACTATTTTAATAAAGCTGCTAGTATTGATAACCAGAATTATGATGACGGGAATGAGGCAGGATTTGGTATAATGTATGAAATAAATGATAAATTTACCTGGACAGCAGGAATAAATATAGCTGACACCGGCGCTTCAAGAGCTACTTATGATGATACGGAATTTGCATTAAATTCTCAGTTATATGGAACCGGAGTAATATTTAAACCAAACGAAAAAAATGAATTTGTAGTTTCTTTGGCTTATATTCACTATAATTCTGAAAATGGAACTGACGAACATTTTGTT